The proteins below are encoded in one region of Paenibacillus sp.:
- the ahpC gene encoding alkyl hydroperoxide reductase subunit C, with translation MSLIGKEVLPFKAQAYHNGKFIEVTEADLKGKWSVVCFYPADFTFVCPTELEDLQNEYETLKSLGVEVYSVSTDTHFTHKAWHDSSPAIGKITYVMIGDPTHVISRNFEVLIEESGLAERGTFIIDPDGVIQAYEVNAGGIGRDASTLVNKIKAAQYVRNNPGEVCPAKWQEGSETLKPSLDLVGKI, from the coding sequence ATGTCTCTGATTGGCAAAGAGGTATTACCGTTCAAAGCGCAGGCGTATCACAACGGCAAGTTCATCGAGGTTACGGAAGCCGACCTGAAGGGCAAGTGGAGCGTCGTTTGCTTCTATCCGGCCGACTTCACGTTCGTGTGCCCGACGGAGCTCGAAGACCTGCAAAATGAATACGAAACGCTGAAAAGCCTCGGCGTAGAAGTATACTCCGTATCGACGGACACGCATTTCACGCATAAAGCTTGGCACGACAGCTCGCCGGCGATCGGCAAAATCACGTACGTCATGATCGGCGATCCGACGCACGTCATCTCCCGCAACTTCGAAGTGCTGATCGAAGAATCCGGTCTCGCCGAGCGCGGCACGTTCATCATCGACCCGGACGGCGTCATCCAAGCGTACGAAGTCAACGCCGGCGGCATCGGCCGCGACGCGAGCACGCTCGTCAACAAAATCAAAGCCGCTCAATACGTCCGCAACAACCCGGGCGAAGTATGCCCGGCGAAGTGGCAGGAAGGCTCCGAAACGCTCAAGCCTAGCCTCGATCTCGTAGGCAAGATCTAA